Proteins found in one Aspergillus chevalieri M1 DNA, chromosome 2, nearly complete sequence genomic segment:
- a CDS encoding DUF1115 domain protein (COG:S;~EggNog:ENOG410PMHI;~InterPro:IPR017359,IPR016135,IPR010541;~PFAM:PF06544) — MAQKQLSFLPADLMECQLSTVDLLTAMFPSSGELDIPESTTQCIEKLRDWCQDPASELSGIPSSLLLAVCLPIADGEKAIQVNVSIPLQCENPAIDQPPSLNYSLRQPEWMSKAEVAGLVAAMPQDDLFGAFEYIQEEASQFLERQTQQALSAETEAIISCGPIVRVWFYFPSLSTREKRDDMVNNAPGYSLTGFVLAGKPGMLCLEGASTDIDAYMSFIKTHSWGDIPSHQKKVSERFRETDVQRVFSRMEEITDSLGERGGKRANRGDMQALEAWLQDRGLQEAFENVIF; from the coding sequence ATGGCACAAAAACAATTATCCTTCCTACCGGCGGACCTCATGGAGTGCCAACTGTCTACTGTCGACCTCCTTACGGCCATGTTCCCGTCGTCAGGAGAGCTTGACATTCCAGAATCCACAActcaatgcattgaaaaaCTCCGAGACTGGTGCCAAGATCCAGCCTCAGAGCTCTCTGGAATACCATCAAGTCTGTTGCTCGCTGTATGTTTACCAATCGCAGATGGTGAGAAAGCGATCCAAGTCAACGTATCAATTCCATTGCAATGCGAGAATCCAGCAATTGACCAGCCACCGTCATTAAATTACTCGCTACGACAACCGGAATGGATGTCCAAAGCCGAGGTAGCTGGGTTAGTTGCCGCAATGCCTCAGGATGACCTGTTTGGCGCATTTGAATACATCCAAGAAGAAGCCTCGCAATTTCTTGAAAGACAAACCCAGCAGGCCTTGTCTGCTGAAACCGAGGCCATAATTAGTTGCGGACCAATCGTGAGAGTATGGTTTTATTTCCCATCCCTGTCGACTCGCGAAAAAAGGGACGATATGGTCAACAACGCACCGGGCTATTCTCTCACAGGCTTCGTGTTGGCGGGAAAACCAGGCATGTTGTGTCTCGAGGGTGCATCGACTGATATTGATGCTTATATGAGCTTTATCAAGACACACTCATGGGGGGATATCCCTAGTCATCAGAAAAAGGTCAGCGAGAGATTTCGCGAGACTGATGTTCAGAGGGTGTTCTCGAGGATGGAGGAGATCACGGATTCGCTGGGCGAACGGGGTGGAAAGAGAGCCAACAGGGGTGATATGCAGGCCTTGGAGGCGTGGTTGCAGGATAGAGGGTTGCAGGAAGCATTTGAGAATGTGATATTTTAA
- a CDS encoding uncharacterized protein (COG:S;~EggNog:ENOG410PVHW;~InterPro:IPR011701,IPR036259;~PFAM:PF07690;~TransMembrane:10 (i31-51o63-82i94-114o120-138i159-175o195-212i250-266o278-301i313-332o417-437i);~go_function: GO:0022857 - transmembrane transporter activity [Evidence IEA];~go_process: GO:0055085 - transmembrane transport [Evidence IEA]) — MTKDTPVSVSSDTDNVSTQPPPKRTWYHTTLFNAFIIGGVGFMAPGLWNAMNSLGAGGAESPFLINAANALVFGLMGFLCLFGGPIANRIGLNWTLLLGAVGYPIYSAALYTNNRYGNEWFVLVGAVACGLSAGLFWASEGAVALGYPEPAKRGRYMNIWLWFRTGGPILGGAIVLGKNNSANAKSKGKIDPKTYLIFVALQCLSAPLAVFLSPPEKVQRNDGSKVKIIIQNSWRAEMRELFKLSMRKEVLLLLPVFWAAYFNQYSSNFETYYFGVRARALIGFVVNFANLFSSGIISRFLDYRGISTKNRIIYSYFYVIIVHIIAWVYGWVVQEQFTATSPVYDWSDKGFVKGLFVILLWQFSQQALQNWLYYLVSTMTDNISELSRLSGILRGQESFSQAVSFGLNTRDWHGGRVPLAVNTILLGLAVLPTWLVVQGHTPIEHDKNEARSESRDEERGVVQSVNVAGKGI, encoded by the exons ATGACAAAAGACACGCCTGTCTCAGTATCCTCCGATACGGATAATGTTTCaacacaaccaccaccaaaacGAACATGGTACCATACCACCCTCTTCAATGCCTTCATCATCGGTGGTGTGGGCTTTATGGCTCCGGGTTTATGGAATGCAATGAACTCGCTAGGTGCCGGAGGTGCGGAATCGCCGTTTTTAATTAACGCGGCGAATGCGTTGGTTTTTGGTCTGA TGGGTTTCCTGTGTCTTTTTGGTGGCCCAATTGCCAATCGAATTGGCCTCAATTGGACCTTGTTGCTGGGGGCGGTTGGATATCCGATTTATTC GGCTGCATTATATACGAACAACCGCTAT GGAAATGAATGGTTCGTTCTTGTCGGAGCAGTGGCCTGTGGGTTGTC CGCCGGTCTTTTCTGGGCCTCCGAAGGCGCCGTTGCTCTGGGGTATCCGGAGCCAGCTAAACGCGGTAGATACATGAA TATCTGGCTTTGGTTCCGCACGGGTGGCCCTATACTGGGTGGTGCTATTGTGCTTGGGAAAAATAA TTCTGCAAACGCAAAGAGTAAGGGAAAGATCGATCCGA AGACATATCTCATCTTCGTCGCATTGCAATGTCTTTCGGCTCCTCTAGCAGTCTTCCTATCACCACCCGAGAAGGTCCAACGCAATGATGGAAGCAAGGTCAAGATCATCATCCAGAATTCATGGCGTGCAGAAATGCGAGAGCTGTTTAAGCTTTCCATGCGAAAGGAGGTTCTTCTACTATTACCGGTATTCTGGGCCGCCTATTTCAATCAATATAGTTCAA ACTTTGAAACATACTATTTCGGTGTTCGAGCTCGCGCTTTGATTGGATTTGTTG TGAACTTCGCAAACCTCTTCTCATCCGGAATCATCAGCCGATTCTTGGATTACCGAGGCATTTCGACCAAGAACCGTATTATCTACAG TTACTTCTATGTTATCATCGTGCATATCATCGCCTGGGTGTACGGCTGGGTGGTTCAGGAGCAGTTCACTGCGACTTCGCCCGTATACGACTGGTCTGACAAAGGCTTTGTAAAGGGTCTTTTCGTCATTTTGCTTTGGC AATTCTCCCAACAAGCTCTGCAGAACTGGCTGTACTACCTCGTTTCAACAATGACGGACAACATTTCTGAACTAT CTCGACTATCCGGTATTCTCCGTGGCCAAGAGAGTTTCTCCCAAGCCGTCTCGTTCGGGCTGAATACTCGGGATTGGCATGGAGGCAGAGTTCCTCTTGCCGTGAATACGATTCTTCTTG GACTCGCGGTGCTTCCTACTTGGCTGGTTGTTCAGGGGCATACTCCTATTGAGCATGATAAGAATGAGGCTAGAAGTGAGAGTCGGGATGAAGAGCGGGGGGTTGTGCAAAGTGTTAATGTTGCTGGGAAAGGGATTTGA